A single Arcobacter sp. LA11 DNA region contains:
- a CDS encoding HyaD/HybD family hydrogenase maturation endopeptidase, whose translation MKNIVIGVGNVLFKDEGVGIYASKYLEENYEFDGNLEIIEGGTLGFKLMTFFQEYDNVIILDTVSIEDKAGEIFRLPSDVLLGLGTYRKTAHEVEIVEMLEICSVLDKHAEVTILGIIPKDIETVEIGLTDEIEDRFEELILQAVKEIESIGIKATKKNNKSIKTIAHELIGSYNGEHLTRIPNEEDTTWN comes from the coding sequence ATGAAAAATATTGTAATTGGTGTTGGTAACGTTTTATTTAAAGATGAAGGTGTAGGAATTTATGCCTCTAAATATTTAGAAGAGAATTATGAATTTGATGGTAATTTGGAGATTATTGAAGGTGGAACATTAGGATTTAAACTAATGACATTTTTTCAAGAGTATGATAATGTAATTATTTTAGATACTGTATCAATTGAAGATAAAGCAGGTGAGATATTTAGACTTCCATCTGATGTTTTACTTGGACTTGGAACTTATAGAAAAACTGCACATGAAGTTGAAATTGTTGAGATGTTAGAAATATGTTCTGTATTGGATAAACATGCAGAAGTGACAATTTTAGGAATTATTCCAAAAGATATTGAGACTGTTGAAATTGGATTGACAGATGAGATTGAAGATAGATTTGAAGAATTAATTTTGCAAGCAGTTAAAGAAATTGAGAGTATTGGTATCAAAGCTACTAAAAAAAATAATAAAAGTATAAAAACAATCGCCCATGAATTAATAGGAAGTTATAATGGTGAACATTTAACTAGAATTCCAAATGAGGAAGACACTACATGGAACTAA
- a CDS encoding cytochrome b/b6 domain-containing protein, translating to MKRVERMTPIMRTIHWLNAFCMIAAVATGLYIGHPYYQTFIADPAVDKYVMAWNRWGHFIVAIIFDVTAILIGYLYLFSRFEKPYKKILPTKKNFIEFCEVFFNLITFNRRKKFDSEHSDSYNIMFFTLFHILLVFMLLTGLQMYVHGLASGQSSIGTWWPALLHFATDWTLEVFGGNMGVRIAHHTAMYILLMWVMSHIYYQVWRTIFWREGDINIVFGGTKFVNKNIVNEKGEVENHGK from the coding sequence ATGAAGCGGGTTGAGAGAATGACCCCAATCATGCGAACGATTCACTGGTTGAATGCATTTTGTATGATTGCTGCGGTTGCAACCGGGCTATATATTGGTCATCCATATTATCAAACATTTATTGCAGATCCTGCAGTAGATAAGTATGTGATGGCTTGGAACAGATGGGGACATTTTATTGTTGCCATTATATTTGATGTAACAGCAATTTTAATTGGTTATTTATATCTATTTTCTAGATTTGAAAAACCATATAAGAAAATTTTACCAACAAAGAAAAACTTTATTGAGTTTTGTGAAGTATTTTTTAACTTAATTACATTTAATAGAAGAAAGAAATTTGATTCTGAACATAGTGATAGTTATAATATTATGTTTTTTACTTTGTTTCATATTCTTTTAGTGTTTATGTTATTAACTGGACTTCAAATGTATGTACATGGTCTTGCTTCTGGGCAGAGTTCTATTGGTACTTGGTGGCCTGCATTATTGCATTTTGCTACAGATTGGACTTTAGAAGTATTTGGTGGAAATATGGGTGTTAGAATTGCTCATCATACTGCAATGTATATTTTACTTATGTGGGTTATGTCACATATTTATTACCAAGTTTGGAGAACAATTTTCTGGAGAGAGGGTGATATCAATATTGTATTTGGTGGAACTAAATTTGTTAATAAGAATATTGTTAATGAAAAAGGTGAAGTTGAAAATCACGGTAAATAA